In Candida orthopsilosis Co 90-125, chromosome 4 draft sequence, a single genomic region encodes these proteins:
- a CDS encoding Dit1 protein (S. cerevisiae homolog DIT1 has catalytic and has role in ascospore wall assembly) produces MIYSRDSNMILSYRKFNKFSDDLTNEIVNAKYFQYKEGFSQASIGDRYFVWEKQIGEKLQGVVTLQISVTDFVLWFINLLITRSKVGFSKIEDLSEFSDLVTDTFAEKLKHTVEHDMWDEIGREHFRSSVEFFTSRGQPLEAVLPAFPCKSSNYEKVSGDLPDKGEELALQRLLHFAEEVHKIYPPGIIIWIVSDGHVFSDCIAVDDSKVNRYSAALKQMYKKIKQADTSPIKFCSLPEIFEFSKELPAMVEHVDLGHFLGTEIDPVSEVCRKILMSSCDTDNGKLREDIKTPGHARLYLFRGFSKFMTEDLQFHPKVGKMTRKKFKKIVSQVAYEMIKRNDAYSNLVELMFPFHLRFSIHAHNNAGPKFGISLLSKIGTEQCLPIESIQDHKEPRCTDLLHIPTPWHNSIVRINDDETFYVIKAAKVNQDLGDGYGSGGWDPKSLHYVFTTN; encoded by the coding sequence ATGATATATAGTCGTGACAGCAACATGATCTTGAGTTATAGAaagttcaacaaattttcagATGATTTAACAAACGAGATCGTCAATGCCAagtattttcaatataaaGAAGGGTTTTCTCAAGCTCTGATCGGTGATAGGTATTTTGTATGGGAAAAGCAgattggtgaaaaattacaaGGGGTTGTCACTTTGCAAATTTCAGTTACCGATTTCGTGCTTTGGTTCATCAATTTATTAATCACTCGGTCAAAAGTGGgcttttccaaaatagAGGATTTGTCAGAATTTTCCGATTTGGTGACCGACACATTtgctgaaaaattgaagcaCACTGTTGAGCACGACATGTGGGATGAAATTGGTAGGGAGCATTTCAGATCAagtgttgaatttttcacatCTCGTGGCCAACCTTTGGAAGCTGTTTTACCAGCTTTCCCGTGCAAATCATCCAACTATGAAAAAGTGTCTGGTGACTTACCCGATAAGGGGGAGGAGCTTGCCTTGCAGAGGTTATTACATTTCGCTGAGGAAGTTCATAAAATATATCCTCCTGGTATAATCATTTGGATTGTCAGTGACGGTCACGTGTTTAGCGATTGTATTGCCGTTGATGATTCCAAAGTAAATCGATATTCAGCTGCGTTGAAGCAAATGTATAAAAAGATTAAACAAGCGGACACATCACCAATTAAATTCTGCTCATTGCCGGAAATTTTCGAATTTTCCAAAGAGCTTCCAGCAATGGTTGAGCATGTTGACTTGGGCCACTTCTTAGGTACTGAGATAGATCCCGTATCAGAAGTTTGTCGCAAGATATTAATGTCATCGTGCGATACTGATAATGGTAAATTGAGGGAGGATATCAAGACACCAGGTCATGCAAGACTATATTTGTTCCGTGGATTCTCCAAATTCATGACTGAAgatttgcaatttcatCCTAAAGTTGGAAAGATGACTAggaaaaagtttaaaaagaTTGTTAGCCAAGTGGCATACGAAATGATAAAGCGTAATGATGcatattcaaatttggtggAGTTGATGTTTCCATTTCATCTAAGATTTTCAATACATGCTCACAACAACGCTGGTCCTAAATTTGGAATCTCATTATTGAGTAAAATTGGAACTGAACAATGCCTTCCAATCGAAAGTATTCAAGATCACAAGGAGCCAAGATGCACGGATCTTTTGCACATTCCTACTCCTTGGCACAATTCAATCGTAAGgatcaatgatgatgaaacatTTTATGTCATTAAAGCCGCAAAGGTTAATCAAGACTTGGGTGATGGTTATGGCAGTGGTGGCTGGGATCCAAAGAGTCTTCACTATGTCTTTACAACAAATTAG
- a CDS encoding Ugp1 protein (protein similar to UTP-glucose-1-phosphaturidyl transferase): MATSVSTPKRHTKSQSTYAFDNTATNVAASQMRNALNNLADTVQDPEVKRKFENEMDNFFSLFRRYLTEKASGTTLDWEKIRSPSADEVVAYSKLDDDKSHASANLSKLAVLKLNGGLGTSMGCVGPKSVIEVRDGNTFLDLSVRQIEHLNRTFDADVPLLLMNSFNTDADTAKIIKKYQGHRIRVKTFNQSRFPRIYKDSLLPVPESYDDSLDSWYPPGHGDLFEALVQSGELDALLAQGREILFVSNGDNLGATVDNKILSHMIETGAEYIMELTDKTRADVKGGTLINYQGEVRLLEIAQVPKEHVEEFKSIKKFKYFNTNNLWINLRAIKNLVEANAIEAEIIPNQKSISKGNSEINVLQLETAVGAAIRHFKGAHGVVVPRSRFLPVKTCSDLLLVKSDLFYLEHGALKLDPTRDGFSNPLIKLGSHFKKVSGFQARIPHMPGILELDHLTITGNVHIGKGVQLKGTVIIVCNDGDKIDIPNGSILENVVVTGNLTLLEH, translated from the exons ATGGCCACTTCTGTTTCGACTCCAAAGAGACATACCAAATCTCAATCAACTTAT GCTTTTGACAATACAGCAACCAATGTTGCTGCTTCTCAAATGAGAAATGCTTTGAACAACTTGGCAGACACTGTTCAAGATCCTGAAGTCAAGAgaaagtttgaaaatgaaatggataacttcttttctttgtttaGAAGATACTTGACTGAAAAGGCTTCAGGCACCACCTTGGATTGGGAAAAAATTAGATCGCCATCTGCCGATGAAGTTGTCGCCTACTCCAAGCTTGACGATGATAAGTCCCATGCATCTGCTAATTTGTCGAAATTGGCTGTTTTGAAACTTAATGGTGGTCTAGGTACTTCCATGGGTTGTGTTGGTCCTAAATCTGTTATTGAAGTTAGGGATGGAAACACATTTTTGGACTTGTCGGTTAGACAAATTGAGCACTTGAATAGAACATTTGATGCTGATGTTCCATTGCTTTTGATGAACTCCTTTAACACTGATGCTGATACTGCCAAGATCATCAAAAAGTATCAAGGCCACAGAATAAGAGTCAAGACTTTTAACCAATCTAGATTCCCAAGAATATACAAGGATTCTCTATTGCCAGTTCCAGAATCCTATGACGATTCACTTGACAGTTGGTACCCACCGGGACATggtgatttgtttgaagCCTTGGTTCAATCTGGGGAGCTCGATGCATTGTTAGCTCAAGGTAGGGAAATCTTGTTTGTTTCCAATGGTGATAACTTGGGTGCAACTGTTGACAACAAAATTCTTTCTCATATGATTGAAACTGGTGCTGAATATATTATGGAGTTGACCGACAAGACAAGAGCTGATGTCAAGGGTGGTACATTGATCAACTACCAAGGAGAAGTTAGATTGTTGGAAATCGCACAAGTTCCAAAAGAGCATGTCGAAGAGTTCAAGAgtatcaaaaaattcaagTACTTCAACACTAACAATTTATGGATCAACTTGAGGGCTATTAAAAACTTGGTGGAAGCAAATGCTATTGAAGCTGAAATcattccaaatcaaaagtcAATCTCTAAAGGTAACTCTGAGATCAACGTTTTGCAATTGGAAACTGCTGTTGGTGCTGCTATTAGACACTTTAAGGGCGCCCACGGTGTGGTTGTCCCAAGATCGAGGTTCTTGCCAGTTAAAACCTGTTCCGATTTGTTATTGGTCAAATCAGATTTGTTCTACTTAGAACACGGTGCATTGAAATTAGATCCTACAAGAGATGGATTTTCTAAcccattgatcaaattgggATCTCACTTTAAAAAAGTTAGTGGTTTCCAAGCTAGAATTCCTCATATGCCAGGAATCTTGGAATTGGATCATTTAACCATTACAGGAAATGTCCATATCGGTAAAGGTGTGCAATTGAAAGGTACCGTGATTATTGTTTGTAATGATGGTGATAAGATTGATATTCCAAatggatcaattttggagaACGTGGTGGTTACTGGTAACTTGACCCTCTTAGAACATTAA
- a CDS encoding Rbl2 protein (S. cerevisiae homolog RBL2 has beta-tubulin binding, has role in microtubule cytoskeleton organization and localizes to cytoplasm) — MAPTQLQIKVNALKRLIKEKNLYQQEVTEQEQYVNRMKTNNADEYELKKQVEVLEESQRMVPQVSTRIEQLKKSLQEYLDSYTGDEDLTEAKDLLN; from the coding sequence ATGGCTCCAACACAATTACAAATCAAAGTGAATGCTTTGAAGAGACTCATCAAAGAGAAGAACTTGTACCAACAAGAAGTCACCGAACAAGAGCAATATGTCAATCGAATGAAGACAAATAATGCTGACGAATATGAATTAAAGAAACAAGTTGAAGTGCTTGAAGAAAGTCAACGAATGGTTCCACAAGTTTCAACGAGAATCGAGCAATTAAAGAAATCATTGCAGGAGTATTTGGATAGCTATACGGgagatgaagatttgacTGAAGCTAAGGATTTGCTTAATTAA